Proteins encoded in a region of the Sugiyamaella lignohabitans strain CBS 10342 chromosome B, complete sequence genome:
- the CHK1 gene encoding serine/threonine protein kinase CHK1 has translation MEYAEGGDLFDKIEPDVGVPEDVAHFYFQQLVNGVGFLHSKGVAHRDIKPENIMLDGNGNLKIGDFGLAGLFRSPDNGTVRKCNTCCGSPPYIAPEVIDGEYDADKVDIWSMGVVLFVLFAGITPWNEPLIDDSDFGEYVRENGRVTKGIWERIPLSPLSLLRGMMKLDAQSRYTIDDIRRHPWYTQPNRFVGKDGSCGDPVGLATELLKNLHIDLDVNNRSENKENVPLSSSRKRKRDEHLTEAVGRRALAFGSQPVDILLANTQAPDIYFSQQQVSALDEEDTRAIYNQIAQDPVQLQFLVKKGVIPLSLSQRATKFNDLLPVSRFTRFYSEMTIETLIPVIVAGLQQLNAKVPEVDAMAASYKNSTPSIPFTAVDRKAMGLGGKIKLESHGQVIDVNFVKYKGDPLEWRYFFKRFIALRPDIVYIQEM, from the coding sequence ATGGAGTATGCTGAAGGAGGTGATTTATTCGATAAGATTGAACCCGATGTCGGCGTACCAGAAGATGTTGCACATTTCtattttcaacaattgGTCAATGGAGTTGGGTTTTTACACAGTAAAGGGGTGGCCCACCGCGATATCAAACCTGAAAATATCATGCTGGACGGTAATGGCAATTTAAAAATCGGCGATTTTGGCTTAGCAGGTTTGTTTCGTAGTCCTGATAATGGAACTGTCCGAAAATGTAATACTTGCTGCGGTAGCCCTCCTTACATTGCTCCTGAAGTTATCGATGGAGAATATGATGCGGACAAGGTTGATATCTGGTCGATGGGAGTGGTCCTGTTCGTGTTATTTGCAGGTATAACTCCTTGGAATGAACCTTTAATAGATGACAGTGATTTTGGCGAATATGTGCGTGAAAATGGACGTGTGACAAAAGGTATCTGGGAAAGAATTCCTCTATCGCCTCTTTCTTTATTAAGAGGAATGATGAAACTGGACGCACAGTCAAGGTATACAATTGATGACATCAGACGGCATCCCTGGTATACACAGCCAAATAGGTTTGTTGGTAAAGATGGAAGTTGCGGTGACCCAGTAGGACTAGCAACGGAACTTCTTAAGAATCTTCATATTGATCTTGACGTTAATAATCGGTCGGAGAACAAGGAGAACGTCCCCTTGTCGTCCAGTCGTAAACGCAAACGCGATGAACATCTTACTGAGGCTGTTGGCCGTCGTGCCCTTGCCTTCGGATCCCAACCAGTGGACATTCTACTTGCTAATACACAGGCTCcggatatttatttctctcagcagcaggtttCTGCTttagatgaagaagataccCGAGCCATTTATAATCAAATTGCACAAGATCCTGTACAATTACAGTTCTTGGTGAAGAAAGGAGTTATTCCGCTGTCTTTGTCCCAGAGAGCGACAAAATTCAATGACTTGCTTCCTGTTAGTCGGTTCACAAGATTTTACTCAGAGATGACTATCGAGACGTTAATCCCTGTGATTGTAGCTGGTCTACAGCAGTTGAACGCAAAGGTACCGGAAGTTGATGCCATGGCTGCTTCGTACAAGAACTCGACCCCGAGTATCCCGTTCACAGCCGTAGACCGAAAAGCTATGGGATTAGGTGGTAAGATAAAGTTAGAGTCTCATGGGCAGGTGATTGATGTGAACTTTGTCAAATATAAAGGTGACCCTTTGGAGTGGAGATACTTTTTTAAGCGATTTATAGCTTTGCGACCAGATATTGTGTATATCCAGGAAATGTAa
- the YPS3 gene encoding Yps3p (Aspartic protease; member of the yapsin family of proteases involved in cell wall growth and maintenance; attached to the plasma membrane via a glycosylphosphatidylinositol (GPI) anchor; GO_component: GO:0031225 - anchored component of membrane [Evidence IEA]; GO_component: GO:0046658 - anchored component of plasma membrane [Evidence IDA,IPI] [PMID 11016834]; GO_component: GO:0016020 - membrane [Evidence IEA]; GO_component: GO:0005886 - plasma membrane [Evidence IEA,IEA]; GO_function: GO:0004190 - aspartic-type endopeptidase activity [Evidence IEA,IEA]; GO_function: GO:0004190 - aspartic-type endopeptidase activity [Evidence IDA,ISS] [PMID 10191273]; GO_function: GO:0016787 - hydrolase activity [Evidence IEA]; GO_function: GO:0008233 - peptidase activity [Evidence IEA]; GO_process: GO:0031505 - fungal-type cell wall organization [Evidence IGI] [PMID 16087741]; GO_process: GO:0006508 - proteolysis [Evidence IEA,IEA]), protein MYLSLVIYTLIFGVSFSVAASIGNFPNSKTHLFPLRKVRCNRRGFDIASGQDRTIFSEHTGSAYLDNDVTIYTINATFGTPGQPITIEIDTGSSDVWITSTNSSFCADPDNYCDYGLFNPQKSSSIQYLNKPFNITYQDLSFGRGEWISDSITFAGFTLEDYTIGLDYFGDNSMGYMGLGFPAGESTNFNNKPSYTYPNLLVSLKEDGLINRAAFSLYLDSIDDTVGSLLFGGIDNAKLDGDLFTLPIIPSASNPSSGYVDYTIQLNGMTMGSTPLITQAQYCLVDSGQSFAAFPPSAFSAAVEFFNATNSDPDYAGYYTLSCDFDNSDEVFTFSFPGSNSLKVPASNFLLPIEDGTNNCYLGIRSSEQDNITVFGDPILRSAYVVFDQEAYQISFAQAKLNVTENEVVEIPELIKPVTPTATLSPVTGPTCKR, encoded by the coding sequence ATGTATTTGTCACTTGTAATTTATACATTGATCTTCGGAGTTAGTTTCTCGGTAGCTGCATCCATTGGAAATTTTCCAAACTCGAAAACCCACCTATTTCCCTTGAGAAAAGTTCGATGTAATAGAAGAGGCTTCGACATTGCCTCTGGTCAAGACAGAACCATTTTTAGTGAACACACGGGGTCCGCATACCTCGATAATGATGTCACAATCTACACTATCAATGCTACCTTTGGTACCCCTGGACAGCCCATTACAATCGAGATTGATACTGGATCATCAGACGTTTGGATCACTTCTACAAATAGCTCCTTCTGTGCTGATCCTGATAATTATTGTGACTATGGCCTGTTTAATCCTCagaaatcatcatcaatacAGTACTTAAATAAACCCTTCAACATAACCTATCAAGATCTATCATTTGGTCGTGGGGAATGGATATCAGACTCGATTACATTTGCAGGCTTCACATTAGAAGATTATACTATTGGTCTGGATTATTTCGGTGATAATTCTATGGGATATATGGGCCTGGGGTTCCCTGCTGGCGAGTCAAccaacttcaacaacaagccGTCTTACACATATCCAAATCTGTTAGTCTCTTTGAAAGAAGATGGGTTAATTAATCGGGCCGCTTTCAGTCTTTATTTGGATAGCATAGACGACACTGTCGGATCACTCTTGTTCGGAGGAATTGATAATGCCAAGCTTGATGGTGATCTTTTTACTCTTCCTATTATCCCTAGTGCCTCCAATCCAAGCTCTGGATATGTTGACTATACTATTCAGCTTAATGGCATGACAATGGGTAGTACGCCTCTCATCACTCAAGCTCAATACTGCTTAGTCGATTCTGGTCAAAGCTTTGCTGCCTTCCCACCCAGTGCGTTTTCTGCCGCCGTCGAATTCTTTAACGCAACAAACTCTGACCCCGACTACGCTGGCTATTACACACTTTCATGTGACTTTGACAATTCTGATGAAGTCTTTACCTTCAGCTTCCCTGGTAGCAACAGTTTGAAAGTACCTGCATCAAACTTTTTACTTCCAATTGAAGACGGAACTAACAATTGCTATCTCGGAATTAGAAGCAGTGAGCAGGATAATATCACCGTATTTGGCGACCCCATACTCAGGTCTGCTTATGTTGTGTTCGATCAAGAGGCTTACCAGATCTCATTTGCACAAGCCAAGCTGAATGTTACTGAGAATGAGGTTGTGGAAATACCTGAACTCATCAAACCAGTGACTCCAACTGCCACGCTTTCCCCTGTCACTGGCCCTACCTGTAAAAGATga